The following proteins come from a genomic window of Nicotiana tomentosiformis chromosome 12, ASM39032v3, whole genome shotgun sequence:
- the LOC138903184 gene encoding uncharacterized protein encodes MVQGSRQWHEKLPFALLGYRTTVRISIGATPYLLVYGTEAVIPAEVEIPSLRFVVETEIDNDEWVKTRLEQLSLIDEKRLAAVCHGQLYQKRMARAYNKKVRPQKFEVGQLVLKRILPHQAKAKGKFVPNWKGPFIVTKVLPNGALYLTDIEGKCVDMAINSDAVKRYYV; translated from the coding sequence ATGGTGCAAGGTTcgaggcaatggcatgaaaagttaccgTTTGCTTTGCTAGGTTATCGCACTACTGTCCGCATTTCAATAGGTGCAACCCCctatttgctggtatatggaaccgaggcagtgatacctgcggaagttgagattccatccctGCGGTTCGTTGTTGAAACTGAAATTGATAatgatgagtgggtcaaaacccggctagagcaattgagtttgattgatgaaaaaagattggcagcagtatgtcatggtcaattgtatcagaaaagaatggcaagagcatacaacaagaaggttCGGCCCCAAAAATTTGAAGTGGGTCAGctggtattgaaacgcatccttccacatcaggctAAGGCTAAAGGCAAGTTTGTCCCAAACTGGAAGGGGCCTTTCATTGTGAcaaaggtgttgcccaatggcgctttgtatttaacagacatagaaggtaaatgtgtggatatggctatcaattctgatgcagtcaagagatattatgtatga
- the LOC104106937 gene encoding probable methyltransferase PMT7 — MGGSLISSRAFDWKTGQMIMVALLVMIGSFYSGTLFGRNPSLYAPQQEEFTLASNTTLSETSSGVLKFTNKIALSYRMVPLTIPETGINVCPLKFNEYIPCHDISYVKELMPKLDLSRKEELERHCPPLERRLFCLVPPPADYKIPIRWPTSRDYVWRSNVNHTRLAEVKGGQNWVHEKDQLWWFPGGGTHFKHGATEYIERLGNMTTNETGDLRAAGVYQVLDVGCGVASFSAYLLPLNIETLSFAPKDGHENQIQFALERGIGAMISALATKQLPYPSNSFDMVHCSRCRVDWHENDGILLKEVNRILRSNGYFVYSAPPAYRKDKDFPEIWDKLVNLTAGMCWKLIAQKVQTAIWVKQEDNSCLQHNAQEQLVNLCDSEDDLKPSWKTPLRNCVTLSDSSSSLKKLPPRPQRLSEYTQSLSRIGIDHEKFLKDTIYWQDQVRHYWRLMNVEVKEIHNVMDMSAFLGGFAVGLNTWPVWIMNVVPVTMNNTLSAVYGRGLTGVFHDWCEPFSTYPRTYDLLHANHLLSHYKDREEGCRVEDIMLEMDRILRPQGFIIIRDKESIISRIQALAPKFLWDVQLHFLEDHQKKSEPVLFCRKRFWAVA, encoded by the exons ATGGGTGGATCTTTGATAAGCTCGAGGGCCTTCGATTGGAAAACAGGGCAGATGATAATGGTAGCCCTTTTAGTAATGATAGGTTCTTTTTATAGTGGTACTCTTTTTGGCCGTAACCCATCTCTCTACGCTCCTCAACAAGAAGAATTCACTCTTGCTTCCAACACCACTTTATCAGAAACATCCTCTG GTGTTCTGAAGTTTACGAACAAGATTGCTCTTTCATATCGGATGGTACCCCTCACAATCCCTGAAACTGGGATAAATGTATGTCCTCTGAAATTTAATGAGTATATCCCCTGTCATGACATTTCTTATGTTAAAGAATTGATGCCAAAATTAGATCTTTCAAGGAAAGAAGAGCTAGAGAGGCATTGTCCTCCACTTGAAAGGCGCTTGTTTTGTTTGGTGCCACCTCCAGCTGACTATAAGATACCAATAAGGTGGCCAACTAGCAGGGATTATGTATGGCGGAGTAATGTAAACCATACACGTCTTGCGGAGGTAAAAGGAGGACAAAATTGGGTACATGAGAAGGATCAGCTTTGGTGGTTTCCAGGTGGTGGAACTCATTTTAAGCATGGAGCTACAGAATATATTGAGAG GTTAGGAAATATGACAACCAATGAGACTGGTGACTTGCGTGCAGCAGGGGTATATCAGGTGCTTGATGTTGGTTGTGGGGTTGCTAGTTTCTCTGCCTATCTTCTTCCTCTAAATATAGAAACACTATCTTTTGCTCCCAAAGATGGTCATGAGAATCAGATTCAATTTGCTTTGGAACGAGGAATCGGTGCTATGATATCTGCTTTAGCTACGAAGCAGCTACCGTATCCAAGTAACTCTTTTGACATGGTCCATTGTTCCAGATGTCGAGTTGATTGGCATGAAAATG ATGGTATTTTACTCAAAGAAGTGAATCGCATATTAAGATCAAATGGATATTTTGTCTATTCAGCTCCTCCTGCCTATAGAAAGGATAAAGATTTCCCAGAGATATGGGACAAATTAGTAAATCTAACTGCTGGAATGTGCTGGAAGCTTATTGCACAGAAAGTTCAGACAGCAATATGGGTTAAGCAAGAAGATAATTCATGTCTTCAGCATAACGCTCAGGAGCAGCTTGTAAACTTATGTGATTCTGAGGATGATTTGAAGCCATCGTGGAAAACACCTCTGAGGAACTGTGTTACCCTTAGTGATAGTTCGTCTTCTTTGAAGAAACTACCTCCTCGACCACAACGTCTTTCAGAATATACACAAAGTCTCAGTCGGATAG GTATTGATCATGAAAAGTTCTTAAAGGATACAATATATTGGCAAGATCAAGTTCGCCATTACTGGAGACTGATGAATGTTGAGGTGAAAGAAATACATAATGTAATGGACATGAGTGCTTTCCTTGGTGGGTTTGCGGTTGGCTTAAATACATGGCCTGTTTGGATAATGAATGTAGTTCCTGTAACCATGAATAACACCCTGTCTGCCGTTTATGGAAGGGGTCTTACAGGCGTTTTTCATGACTG GTGTGAGCCATTCTCCACATATCCCCGCACTTATGATTTGTTGCATGCCAATCATCTTCTATCTCACTATAAAGATCGTGAAGAAGGTTGTAGAGTTGAAGATATCATGCTGGAGATGGACCGTATTCTACGACCTCAG GGATTTATCATTATTAGAGATAAAGAATCTATCATATCAAGGATCCAAGCTCTTGCACCAAAGTTTCTCTGGGACGTCCAACTACATTTTCTAGAAGACCATCAGAAAAAGTCGGAGCCGGTCTTATTTTGCAGGAAAAGGTTTTGGGCTGTTGCTTAA